A stretch of the bacterium genome encodes the following:
- the rlmD gene encoding 23S rRNA (uracil(1939)-C(5))-methyltransferase RlmD — MPKPKLGEKIEVKIESPAFGGFGVARHDGIVIFVRYAYPGEVVIAEITKRKKTALFADQVDVIEASQYRKKPPCEVFGICGGCSLQDLDFEAQFSLKVEVVEDCLRHIGKLQDLPEIEEIKADSEFRYRNKMELSFGESNGNIFLGQHIRGRFDRLVPAEKCLLMLPIGNQIATHISMEANRLGLEVYNSYQNTGQLRHLTLRFSETEGKVLAGVTVKKPELNDIKLLMDSAHKAFPELAGSFAVVNSSTGDTAKGEVIPLFGIDHIEEEMLGLRFKISMASFFQTNTRMARMFYNKILEFAETTQNGIAFDLFSGTGTITQLLSKKFEKVIAIENVEQAVIDARISAINNGINNTSFIFGSVEKQLPKIVLEFSPELVVLDPPRSGVAKKILNKIIECQPNTIVYASCNPSTLARDLSILSKAYSISRLAIVDMFPQTYHIESIVRLELR, encoded by the coding sequence ATGCCTAAACCAAAACTTGGAGAGAAAATCGAGGTTAAAATAGAATCCCCTGCATTTGGTGGTTTCGGTGTAGCTCGTCATGATGGTATTGTTATTTTCGTGCGTTATGCCTACCCCGGTGAGGTCGTCATTGCGGAAATAACTAAACGCAAAAAGACTGCGCTTTTTGCGGATCAGGTCGATGTTATCGAAGCATCGCAATACAGAAAAAAACCACCATGCGAGGTTTTCGGTATCTGCGGTGGATGCTCACTACAAGACCTCGATTTCGAAGCCCAATTTTCGCTCAAAGTCGAGGTTGTCGAGGATTGTTTAAGACATATAGGTAAATTGCAAGACCTCCCTGAAATCGAGGAAATAAAGGCCGATAGTGAATTCCGTTATCGTAATAAGATGGAGCTTTCATTCGGTGAAAGCAACGGTAACATCTTCTTAGGTCAACACATACGCGGGCGCTTCGATAGACTTGTGCCCGCAGAGAAATGCCTTCTCATGTTGCCCATAGGTAATCAAATTGCCACTCATATCTCTATGGAAGCTAACCGCCTCGGCCTAGAAGTATATAACTCCTATCAAAATACCGGACAACTTAGGCATCTTACTCTGAGGTTCTCCGAAACCGAGGGAAAAGTTTTGGCCGGCGTAACGGTTAAAAAACCAGAATTAAATGATATTAAATTACTCATGGATTCGGCGCACAAGGCTTTCCCCGAACTTGCCGGTTCATTTGCTGTTGTTAACTCAAGCACAGGCGACACGGCAAAAGGAGAAGTTATTCCACTATTCGGTATCGATCATATCGAGGAGGAAATGCTTGGCCTTAGGTTCAAAATCTCAATGGCGAGCTTCTTTCAGACCAATACTCGCATGGCTCGTATGTTTTATAATAAGATTCTTGAATTCGCAGAAACAACTCAAAATGGTATCGCTTTTGACTTGTTCTCCGGCACAGGAACAATTACACAGTTACTTTCGAAGAAATTCGAAAAAGTTATTGCTATCGAGAACGTAGAACAAGCTGTTATCGATGCTCGAATAAGCGCAATAAATAACGGCATTAATAATACCAGCTTCATTTTCGGCTCGGTGGAGAAACAACTTCCAAAAATAGTTTTGGAATTTTCTCCAGAGCTAGTGGTGCTCGATCCTCCACGGAGCGGTGTAGCAAAAAAAATCCTCAATAAAATAATCGAATGCCAGCCAAACACAATTGTTTATGCCTCCTGTAATCCCTCCACGCTCGCGCGCGATCTTTCGATCCTCTCCAAAGCTTATTCAATCTCGCGCTTGGCAATAGTTGACATGTTTCCTCAAACCTATCATATTGAATCTATTGTTCGCCTCGAATTAAGATGA
- a CDS encoding ceramidase domain-containing protein: MYPSNEICPWSKFNPATFSFWEERLCAWVSEPANTWSNLAYISVGISLLLYYSKIRWSPVKFFAWICILVGITSGLYHASCTFMFQCADLGSMFLVVTLMLTLNLRRIGLIKPREVYFFFWGSFITSLAVLLKYNFAGRIIFIILLTLSLAIEGYQYITKSDYKIKPLITAIVIFAVSFVFWQLDLKGLMARHDNHVFQGHALWHIVNSLSFIFLYKFYDQFAILSPRRLKLIEQGSSTAHEWLYGRLIRKRKTLDKSINNTICNNSII; this comes from the coding sequence ATGTATCCAAGCAACGAAATATGCCCCTGGAGTAAATTCAATCCGGCTACTTTTTCTTTTTGGGAGGAGCGTCTTTGCGCGTGGGTATCCGAACCAGCTAACACCTGGTCGAATTTAGCTTACATTAGTGTCGGTATTTCACTTCTTCTTTATTATAGCAAGATTCGATGGTCTCCGGTTAAATTCTTTGCATGGATATGCATACTTGTAGGCATTACTTCTGGTTTATATCACGCCTCTTGCACCTTTATGTTCCAATGTGCGGACCTCGGCTCTATGTTCCTTGTTGTCACTTTAATGCTCACTTTAAACCTTAGGAGAATTGGTCTTATTAAGCCACGCGAGGTTTATTTCTTTTTTTGGGGCAGTTTCATAACTTCCTTAGCTGTATTACTTAAATATAACTTCGCAGGAAGAATAATATTCATAATACTTTTAACTCTCAGTCTTGCTATCGAGGGATACCAATATATAACCAAAAGTGATTACAAAATAAAACCTCTAATCACTGCTATTGTGATTTTTGCCGTATCATTTGTATTCTGGCAGCTAGATTTAAAAGGCCTAATGGCAAGGCACGATAATCACGTTTTTCAAGGACATGCTCTTTGGCATATCGTTAATTCTTTATCTTTTATCTTTTTATACAAATTTTATGACCAATTTGCCATACTATCGCCAAGACGATTAAAACTTATTGAACAAGGTTCTTCGACCGCCCACGAGTGGCTCTATGGCCGTTTAATTAGGAAAAGAAAAACACTGGATAAATCCATTAATAACACTATTTGTAATAATAGTATTATCTGA
- a CDS encoding TIGR02757 family protein has translation MDITNITKLEILEQLYSKYNHSKYISPDPLEVVLEYPLISDREIVGLIAAGLAYGRVTQIVQSVRRALKSLGPHPREFLMSVNDDDLRNILKGFKHRFTTGEELGVLLIGIKRAILDFGSLNECFLKGHSLNERNIFPALARFVERLSCVFQNRCTYLLSSPNKNSACKRMNLYLKWMIRKDEVDPGGWDGVSFSKLIVPIDTHMHRICKAIGFTLRRNVNLKTALEITQAFSEINPEDPTKYDFAITRLGIRKDESPDHFIEIFRDLN, from the coding sequence ATGGATATCACAAATATAACAAAACTCGAAATCCTCGAGCAGCTTTACTCAAAATATAACCATTCAAAATATATTAGTCCTGATCCGCTAGAGGTTGTTCTCGAATACCCTTTGATAAGTGACAGAGAGATTGTCGGTCTAATCGCGGCAGGCCTAGCCTATGGAAGAGTGACCCAAATAGTCCAAAGCGTGCGGAGGGCATTGAAATCGCTAGGTCCTCATCCTAGAGAATTTCTCATGAGTGTTAACGATGATGATTTACGTAATATTCTAAAAGGTTTTAAACACAGGTTTACCACTGGGGAAGAGCTAGGAGTTCTTTTAATTGGTATAAAGCGAGCTATATTGGATTTTGGGTCGCTTAATGAGTGCTTTTTAAAAGGTCATTCTTTGAATGAGAGAAATATCTTCCCAGCATTAGCAAGATTTGTTGAGAGATTATCCTGTGTATTTCAAAACCGATGCACATACCTGCTTTCCTCGCCAAACAAAAATAGTGCCTGCAAGCGTATGAACCTGTATTTAAAATGGATGATAAGAAAAGATGAAGTCGATCCTGGAGGATGGGATGGTGTTTCATTCTCGAAATTAATTGTTCCAATAGACACTCATATGCACCGGATATGCAAGGCTATCGGGTTTACTTTGCGTAGAAATGTAAATCTAAAGACAGCGCTCGAGATAACACAAGCCTTTTCCGAAATTAACCCAGAAGATCCCACAAAATATGACTTTGCGATAACCCGCTTGGGTATTCGTAAAGACGAATCACCGGATCATTTTATTGAAATCTTCAGGGATTTGAATTAA
- a CDS encoding T9SS type A sorting domain-containing protein, with protein sequence MRFLFALTILFALAFSVIAIPFTSAPPEIRHFAENPEEAERLAPLEPTYEGGFDVLHYDLAISFQYPTDLLSGRSGIIVEATSSAESIYNFHIGSNLSADSVSVNSEPVAFSVHSDSIAVSLISPSTISDTLRIDIYYHNLTGAGYQSDANRYGEIIGYSHSQPNDARLWWPCHDVPYDKATLRFSITVPGTLDVLSNGVCADTLFFGDSTTYIWQTDYHIPTYLVVVDIGEFDIVDFPYYFPMGTYCYPGDLSIVNTKFGYVTDAMAVFEELFAPYPFEKYYMSVVPLGYMAMENQTATSMGESYLYDDEYFVVAHELSHHWWGDALTCGTWKDIWLNEGFASYCEALYIEQAYTWDDFREYVWNDQMAYITSWEFNSFPIYDPYYMWGRTVYQKGASILDMLRFQTGDSLFFDIIRDYFSRYIYSSAVTTDFIEVCEDNYGDSLSWFFDQWVYSAHTPTLQWRYFTDLINPFPDDSISRMVLVHQDEPAYRIKFGLSVVNDAGSIIERLSATVTENDQPIHIKHASNNNIIFDNDHRALYAYGFDITDPIAEVTGRDVKLDWEPFEDWIDITHTILMKVNATTLEFDTIAWPLDTFATDSDVDPGVYQYFIAGIWEHDSAFATFQTPEELVTVPEAGDEFSIPVNTIAMLDDSAVYKIYYFPLIQECDGFRISIKAIVATDSFQIYSCRDSLPEILSGVVSEYDFVDYGDNIEPARISYTTSSSPSAELYHIYYFVVKTGRPSAIFNFTTEYLTMDIDENATVRPEEIDVTIYPNPFNSAITLSILETSNLKAYNQIETQIFDISGRLIADLDMLSNKTDNSISIIWEPDATVESGVYFARIKIDNIVVNKRIVFLK encoded by the coding sequence ATGAGATTCCTATTTGCCCTGACTATCCTATTCGCATTGGCCTTTTCCGTTATCGCCATACCCTTTACATCGGCTCCTCCCGAAATCCGCCATTTCGCGGAAAACCCAGAAGAAGCGGAAAGACTTGCGCCACTCGAACCAACTTATGAAGGCGGTTTCGATGTGCTGCATTATGACCTCGCCATCTCGTTTCAATACCCGACAGATCTACTTTCTGGACGATCCGGCATTATTGTCGAAGCGACTTCCTCAGCCGAATCGATCTATAATTTCCATATCGGCAGTAATCTATCTGCCGATTCTGTCTCAGTGAACAGCGAACCTGTGGCATTCTCGGTTCATTCGGACAGCATTGCTGTTTCACTCATTTCTCCTTCGACCATTAGTGACACTCTGCGTATCGATATTTATTACCATAATTTAACTGGTGCCGGTTATCAATCTGATGCCAATCGCTATGGAGAAATCATCGGCTACAGCCATTCCCAACCCAATGATGCGCGCCTTTGGTGGCCCTGTCACGATGTTCCCTATGACAAGGCAACCTTGCGTTTCTCTATAACAGTTCCGGGAACACTCGATGTTCTATCCAATGGTGTTTGCGCTGATACACTTTTTTTTGGAGACTCAACAACATATATTTGGCAAACCGATTACCATATACCGACCTATCTAGTCGTCGTTGATATCGGCGAATTCGATATAGTCGATTTTCCATACTATTTCCCGATGGGGACTTATTGCTACCCGGGAGACCTTTCAATCGTTAATACCAAGTTTGGTTATGTAACAGATGCAATGGCTGTTTTCGAGGAGTTATTCGCTCCTTACCCTTTTGAAAAATATTACATGTCCGTTGTGCCTCTTGGCTATATGGCCATGGAAAACCAAACAGCGACCAGCATGGGCGAATCTTACCTGTATGACGATGAATATTTCGTCGTTGCGCACGAGCTTTCTCACCACTGGTGGGGTGATGCTCTAACCTGCGGCACATGGAAAGATATTTGGCTTAACGAAGGCTTCGCTAGTTACTGCGAGGCGCTATATATTGAGCAAGCATATACCTGGGATGATTTTCGTGAATATGTCTGGAATGACCAAATGGCCTATATCACCTCATGGGAATTTAATTCTTTCCCTATATACGATCCATATTATATGTGGGGTAGAACGGTCTATCAAAAAGGCGCAAGTATTTTAGATATGCTTCGTTTTCAAACCGGCGATAGTCTATTCTTCGACATCATCAGAGACTACTTCTCGCGCTATATATACTCTAGCGCTGTTACTACGGATTTTATTGAAGTTTGCGAGGATAATTATGGCGATTCGCTCAGTTGGTTCTTTGATCAGTGGGTTTACAGCGCACACACTCCAACTTTACAATGGCGCTATTTCACAGATTTAATCAATCCTTTCCCCGATGATTCAATTTCGAGAATGGTATTAGTTCATCAAGACGAACCTGCCTATCGCATAAAGTTTGGGTTAAGTGTGGTCAACGATGCTGGAAGTATAATTGAACGGTTATCCGCCACTGTGACAGAAAACGACCAACCTATTCATATCAAGCATGCCTCCAACAATAATATTATATTCGACAACGACCACCGCGCGCTTTACGCTTATGGGTTTGATATAACAGACCCAATCGCCGAAGTCACAGGGCGGGATGTCAAACTCGATTGGGAACCTTTCGAGGATTGGATAGATATCACACATACAATTCTGATGAAGGTTAACGCGACGACTTTGGAATTCGATACCATCGCGTGGCCCTTAGATACTTTTGCCACTGATTCAGATGTTGATCCGGGCGTTTACCAGTATTTCATCGCTGGAATATGGGAACATGATTCGGCTTTTGCCACATTCCAGACACCAGAAGAGCTCGTCACAGTGCCCGAAGCAGGAGATGAATTCTCTATTCCGGTTAACACAATTGCTATGCTCGATGATTCGGCGGTCTATAAAATCTATTACTTTCCGTTAATTCAAGAGTGTGATGGTTTTAGAATTAGCATAAAAGCTATTGTTGCAACCGACTCTTTCCAAATATACTCTTGCCGCGATTCGTTGCCCGAAATCCTCAGCGGTGTTGTTTCAGAATACGATTTTGTTGATTACGGTGATAATATTGAACCGGCTCGGATCAGTTATACCACTTCTTCATCTCCCTCGGCGGAGCTATATCATATTTACTATTTCGTTGTTAAAACAGGCCGTCCTTCGGCAATATTCAATTTCACAACAGAGTATTTAACAATGGATATTGACGAAAATGCCACTGTTAGACCAGAGGAAATAGATGTTACTATTTATCCAAATCCCTTCAACTCCGCAATTACCCTTTCGATTCTTGAAACAAGCAATTTAAAAGCATATAATCAGATCGAAACCCAGATTTTCGACATTTCCGGAAGGTTAATCGCCGATCTTGACATGCTCTCGAATAAAACTGACAACTCAATATCAATTATCTGGGAACCTGACGCAACTGTCGAAAGCGGAGTATATTTTGCCCGAATAAAAATCGACAATATTGTCGTTAATAAAAGAATAGTGTTCCTGAAATGA